A single Lolium perenne isolate Kyuss_39 chromosome 6, Kyuss_2.0, whole genome shotgun sequence DNA region contains:
- the LOC127308487 gene encoding uncharacterized protein: protein MRTICKLGDWILTRLVISLVSLQTHQATNKLLKMGLHRSQSNYRKNEQYWKEVAAVYNITTPKNRARLVKHVKDRFAKIKKKVAWFCASWKEANALYASGESDVDLKKRAMQTYEADHKEDGPFMFEHCWEELKEQPKWDAYLERLEDLEPEKRKFSVDDEVGNHFTLDDARDERPPGGKQVKEQRKQKRKSESCIIDLEGELSKFVDAQNAANEGRKEMLETQKRVSSENLKARKLACVAAKDHKESVILETYRSLMMQDTTRMPEDVRAEHVLALKCFRERLFGKTN from the exons ATGCGTACAATCTGCAAGCTTG GGGATTGGATTCTCACCCGCCTGGTGATTTCCTTGGTTTCTTTACAAACACATCAAGCCACAAACAAACTGTTGAAAATGGGACTTCATCGCAGCCAATCAAATTATAGGAAGAACGAGCAATATTGGAAAGAGGTtgctgctgtctacaacattaccACCCCAAAAAACAGGGCAAGgctagtcaagcatgtgaaggatCGCTTCGCGAAAATTAAGAAAAAGGTTGCATGGTTTTGTGCAAGCTGGAAGGAGGCTAATGCTTTGTATGCTAGTGGCGAATCTGATGTAGATTTAAAGAAGAGGGCAATGCAAACTTATGAGGCAGATCACAAAGAAGACGGCCCATTTATGTTTGAGCACTGTTGGGAGGAACTCAAAGAGCAACCAAAATGGGACGCATATTTGGAACGTCTAGAAGATCTAGAACCAGAGAAGAGAAAGTTTAGTGTTGATGATGAAGTGGGGAACCATTTCACTCTTGATGATGCTCGAGATGAACGACCACCAGGTGGCAAGCAAGTTAAAGAGCAGCggaaacaaaaaagaaagagTGAAAGTTGTATAATAGATCTTGAAGGTGAGCTTAGCAAGTTTGTAGATGCTCAGAATGCAGCAAATGAAGGCCGCAAAGAGATGTTAGAGACACAAAAGCGTGTGTCGAGTGAAAATCTGAAAGCTCGGAAGCTTGCGTGCGTTGCAGCAAAAGATCACAAGGAATCAGTCATTCTAGAGACGTATCGATCGTTGATGATGCAAGACACAACTAGAATGCCTGAAGATGTGAGAGCTGAGCACGTGTTGGCATTGAAGTGCTTCAGGGAGAGGTTATTTGGTAAAACTAATTAA